One stretch of Cryptococcus neoformans var. neoformans B-3501A chromosome 5, whole genome shotgun sequence DNA includes these proteins:
- a CDS encoding hypothetical protein (HMMPfam hit to APH, Phosphotransferase enzyme family, score: 89.7, E(): 7.1e-24), translated as MPGELAFKSGAELGAVRAALPLDHLVPYLEKNIEAFKGPVEVKQFNFGQSNPTFLITPSLPSHPFVLRRAPSGKLLSSTAHRVDREYTILAALNRYNSVVSPAHVVPVPKVYCLCEDKQVVGAAFYVMEYVQGRIFTDVRMKNLGQEERWSCWRSAIDTLTRLSTIPLSALQLPPSFAPSSSQKPYFPRQVKSLLRVSDVQSEARSEQTGEQLGHIWGTREMRPWFEKGANLIAAQESRSGIDSVVHGDFKIDNLIFHPSESRVIGILDWELCTLGSPLADLGNVLLPFSFPPISPEERQALSSKLDGKDKEDLNLLLGLKGVSSEETGIPQREELEKWWVDGMIRGSEYHKNRQAVWKWPISGMEWVRSWMLFRLAIIAQGIAARAMLGQASSADARADSRPVFDFYGKAAWNIKNEVDDDVVKAKL; from the exons ATGCCAGGCGAACTTGCTTTCAAATCTGGGGCAGAGTTGGGCGCCGTGCGCGCCGCGCTGCCCCTCGACCATCTGGTGCCCTATCTGGAGAAGAATATTGAGGCGTTCAAGGGCCCTGTTGAAGTCAAACAATTCAAT TTTGGCCAG TCAAACCCGACCTTTCTCATAACCCCATCTTTgccatctcatcctttcgTTCTCAGGCGAGCGCCTAGTGGCAAACTTCTCTCTTCAACTGCTCACCGAGTTGATCGAGAGTATACCATTCTCGCGGCTCTGAATCGCTATAACTCCGTTGTCTCTCCCGCGCACGTTGTACCAGTTCCTAAAGTGTACTGCTTATGTGAGGACAAACAGGTGGTGGGAGCTGCATTCTATGTCATGGAGTATGTGCAGGGTAGAATCTTCACCGACGTACGGATGAAGAATTTAGGCCAAGAAGAGCGATGGTCTTGCTGGAGATCTGCCATCGACACTTTAACTCGTCTTTCAACAATTCCTCTATCAGCCTTGCAATTACCCCCTTCATTCgccccttcatcttctcaaaaaCCATACTTTCCTCGCCAAGTCAAGTCTCTTCTCAGGGTATCAGACGTTCAAAGCGAAGCCCGTTCGGAACAAACGGGCGAACAGCTTGGGCATATATGGGGAACGAGAGAAATGAGACCATGGTTTGAAAAAGGTGCGAATTTGATTGCTGCACAAGAAAGCCGGTCTGGAATAGACAGTGTGGTACACGGAGATTTCAAAATCGATAATCTA ATTTTTCATCCTTCAGAGTCGCGAGTCATAGGCATACTTGACTGGGAGCTATGCACCCTTGGGTCCCCTCTGGCTGATTTGGGTAATGTCCTACTTCcattctcttttcctcccatTTCTCCAGAGGAGCGTCAAGCTCTCTCATCCAAGCTAGACGGTAAAGATAAGGAAGATTTGAATCTTCTGCTTGGACTTAAAGGTGTCAGCAGCGAGGAGACTGGAATACCACAAAGAGAGGAGCTTGAAAAGTGGTGGGTAGATGGTATGATTAGAGGATCTGAGTATCACAAAAATAGGCAAGCTGTTTGGAAGTGGCCTATCTCTGGGATGGA GTGGGTACGCTCGTGGATGTTGTTCCGCCTTGCCATTATCGCCCAAGGAATTGCTGCCCGTGCGATGTTGGGGCAGGCAAGTTCGGCAGACGCGAGAGCGGATAGTCGACCAGTCTTCGACTTTTATGGTAAAGCTGCATGGAACATAAAGAACGAAGTGGACGATGATGTTGTAAAAGCAAAGCTGTAG
- a CDS encoding hypothetical protein (HMMPfam hit to AIRC, AIR carboxylase, score: 324.4, E(): 1.6e-94; HMMPfam hit to ATP-grasp, ATP-grasp domain, score: 107.2, E(): 3.9e-29) — translation MAPRKTVGILGGGQLGRMLTHPAALLGIPLLILDSGSYTPAKQTLLPPPPHSHPDGPFTSETHIRKLASACDILTVEIEHVNADVLEAVEKEGLCEVQPSPKTIRLIQNKYDQKKYLAERGVAVAPFEELPANPTEEDFKAIAGRLGLPLMLKAKTLAYDGRGNSPLKSASSEDIQASLKFLGDRPLYAEGWAPFVKEVAVMVVRNKEGEVQSYDAVETIHRESILRVCLTPLRGEKGVNQRARELAEKAVGHLEGAGIFGVEMFLMPDGELLLNEIAPRPHNSGHHTIEACLTSQFENHLRAILSLPLGSTALRVPSAAMVNILGASSTMDAIDKMADNALTVPGAAVHLYGKAESRKARKMGHITVTAESDAELNERLRALLFAQPDAHADWIDLIAPPSPAPAHSHAKPLVGIIMGSDSDLPVMHPATKILEKFGVPYELTITSAHRTPERMVKYAKTAADRGLRAIIAGAGGAAHLPGMVASETSLPVIGVPVKASVLDGVDSLYSIVQMPRGIPCATVGINNSTNAALLAVRILGTSVPALNKATEEYSKALEEEVLAKVDILEEEGWDKYIERLKK, via the exons ATGGCCCCCAGAAAGACTGTCGGTATCCTCG GCGGTGGCCAGCTCGGCCGGATGCTTACCCACCCTGCGGCCCTTCTCGGCATTCCTCTCCTTATCCTCGACTCTGGCTCCTACACGCCCGCCAAAcagactcttcttcctcctcctcctcattctcACCCTGATGGTCCTTTCACTTCGGAAACTCATATTCGCAAACTTGCCTCTGCGTGCGACATCCTGACAGTGGAGATCGAGCACGTTAACGCCGATGTCCTTGAGGCTGTAGAAAAGGAAGGTCTTTGTGAAGTCCAGCCCAGTCCCAAAACTATCAGATTGATCCAGAACAAGTACGACCAAAAGAAGTACCTTGCTGAAAGAGGTGTGGCTGTTGCACCTTTTGAGGAGCTTCCCGCAAACCcgacggaagaggatttTAAGGCTATCGCAGGTCGATTGGGTTTGCCTTTGATGCTCAAAGCTAAGACCCTTGCCTACGATGGACGTGGGAACTCTCCTCTTAAATCCGCATCTTCAGAGGACATTCAGGCTTCCTTGAAATTCCTTGGTGACAGGCCTCTTTATgctgaaggatgggcgCCCTTTGTCAAGGAAGTTGCGGTTATGGTCGTTAGGAATAAGGAGGGCGAAGTCCAAAGTTACGACGCCGTCGAGACTATTCACAGGGAGAGCATTTTGCGAGTCTGTTTGACTCCCCTCAGAGGTGAAAAGGGTGTGAATCAGAGGGCTAGGGAATTAGCTGAGAAGGCGGTCGGACACCTTGAGGGTGCTGGTATCTTTGGGGTTGAGATGTTCCTCATGCCTGATG GTGAACTTCTTCTAAACGAGATtgctcctcgtcctcacAACTCTGGTCATCACACTATTGAGGCCTGTCTTACTTCCCAATTTGAGAACCACCTTCGAGCCATTCTCTCCTTGCCTCTTGGCTCTACTGCTCTTCGTGTTCCATCCGCTGCCATGGTCAACATTCTCGGTGCCTCGTCGACTATGGACGCCATCGACAAAATGGCAGACAATGCTCTCACTGTTCCTGGTGCTGCCGTGCATCTCTACGGCAAAGCTGAGAGCCGAAAGGCCCGTAAGATGGGCCACATCACGGTGACTGCCGAAAGCGATGCTGAGCTCAATGAGCGCCTTAGAGCTCTCTTATTCGCCCAGCCTGATGCTCATGCCGACTGGATCGACCTCATCgcccctccttcccctgcTCCCGCTCATTCCCACGCCAAACCCCTTGTTGGTATCATCATGGGTAGCGACTCTGACTTGCCCGTTATGCACCCTGCTACCAAGATCCTCGAAAAATTCGGTGTCCCCTACGAGCTCACCATAACTTCTGCCCATCGCACTCCTGAGCGAATGGTGAAGTATGCGAAGACTGCTGCAGACCGAGGATTGCGAGCCATCATTGCTGGGGCTGGCGGTGCTGCCCATTTACCAGGTATGGTCGCCAGCGAGACCAGTTTGCCAGTCATCGGTGTGCCCGTCAAGGCCAGTGTACTGGATGGCGTGGATTCATTGTATAGTATTGTGCAAATGCCC CGAGGTATTCCATGCGCCACTGTGGGTATCAACAACTCTACAAATGCCGCGCTACTTGCAGTCCGTATCCTTGGAACGTCTGTACCCGCCCTTAACAAGGCTACTGAGGAATATTCCAAGGCGctagaggaagaagtttTGGCTAAAGTCGACattttggaggaggaaggctGGGACAAGTACATCGAGAGGCTGAAGAAATAA
- a CDS encoding hypothetical protein (HMMPfam hit to HMA, Heavy-metal-associated domain, score: 50.6, E(): 4.3e-12), with protein sequence MTLATASFNTEFAVDMTCQSCVNAVSGALRDVPGIERYDIDLENKRVTISGKTPPSHLITALKSTNRQVIVRGTSSSANANFPIQAAVAILESPLPLPASLASTSNPVLAGLPEGSLKPLPGMNEEEYSQKVFGICRFVQIAPKTVLMDLTVRLPPPSRVGLGTAQGAQDTSYSVYIASTGNLVNPPVTTGKPYISLGSITPDKDGYGDMFKEVDGELWEWIGRGCVVQAANETAPAVTQLVAKEAAPGSEQNEATIGRLFAGVVARSAGAWGNDKTVCACSGKTMWEEGREMESKRF encoded by the exons ATGACTCTAGCAACTGCATCCTTCAAC ACTGAATTCGCAGTCGACATGACATGTCAAAGC TGCGTTAATGCAGTATCTGGTGCTCTAAGGGATGTTCCAG GAATTGAGAGATATGACATTGATCTGGAAAATAAACGAGTTACAATCTCCGGGAAGA CACCCCCTTCACATCTGATTACGGCTCTTAAGTCCACTAATCGCCAAGTAATCGTTCGAGGCACTTCCTCGTCTGCCAATGCCAACTTCCCTATCCAAGCAGCCGTTGCCATCTTGGagtctcctcttcctcttcccgcaTCTTTAGCGTCTACATCGAACCCTGTTCTAGCCGGTCTTCCCGAAGGCTCACTCAAACCTCTTCCGGGCatgaatgaagaggaatACTCCCAGAAGGTCTTCGGGATCTGCCGATTTGTTCAAATTGCTCCGAAGACGGTACTTATGGATTTGACTGTCCgtctccctcctccatcccGGGTCGGGTTGGGTACAGCACAGGGTGCCCAAGATACAAGCTACAGCGTATACATCGCGTCGACTGGCAATCTTGTCAACCCTCCTGTCACCACTGGCAAGCCATATATATCTTTAGGCTCCATTACCCCCGACAAGGACGGTTATGGCGATATGTTCAAAGAGGTTGATGGCGAATTATGGGAGTGGATTGGTCGAGGATGCGTGGTGCAAGCCGCTAATGAAACGGCCCCCGCGGTTACACAGCTTGTGGCAAAGGAGGCTGCTCCGGGCTCCGAGCAGAATGAAGCGACAATAGGGAGACTATTTGCTGGTGTTGTCGCACGAAGTGCAGGAGCATGGGGTAACGACAAGACAGTCTGCGCCTGTAGCGGGAAGACCatgtgggaagaaggacgagagatggagagcaAGAGGTTTTAA
- a CDS encoding hypothetical protein (HMMPfam hit to CDC73, RNA pol II accessory factor, Cdc73 family, score: 175.0, E(): 1.5e-49), which produces MALHDPLDLLKTSLQSSNPPQLLTAASEPAPTLALAAYLSFTSIANPINLPKDTPTRYTSKPGSTSEFYNIGQLYLAWVEKDSGVRDYLIKGQAGGVGYVAITDRRPAVDYLLGKGDGEGRIVAKGEEGAKQQPAGDSAASATAEALPSALESTVEAGPSRASAQAKRKYEVDVIDREFCRKLRSEEIELRDRNSILRSSAGGKANNFEAFQRNIMHEKIKALRTSFEKGGKQPTAATASQSDLNRAKKARSTNPIIVISSSPTSLITMWNVKKFLEQGVFESSETVRQREASQGNVKAEDMIPVIRKRSGPHGDVISKYYIVDSADALQKFGQDAWDRVICVVTTGQTWQFKPYKWDDPKVLFQHVKGIYFQWGNDPVNPTVKDWNVTEMKIDRNKRHTDRQVVADFWRILDNAKRR; this is translated from the exons ATGGCGTTACACGATCCCTTGGATCTCCTGAAGACATCCTTACAGTCTTCAAATCCTCCTCAACTTCTCACGGCCGCTTCAGAACCAGCACCAACTCTCGCTCTCGCGGCCTATCTGTCCTTCACTTCGATTGCAAACCCCATCAATCTCCCCAAAGACACACCAACCCGGTACACTTCAAAGCCCGGCTCTACTTCAGAATTTTATAATATCGGTCAGCTTTACCTCGCGTGGGTTGAGAAAGACAGTGGAGTCAGGGATTATTTGATAAAGGGTCAGGCTGGTGGTGTTGGTTACGTCGCAATCACTGATAGAAGACCTGCGGTTGACTATTtgttgggaaagggggatggggaagggaggatTGTAgcgaagggagaggaaggtgcCA AGCAACAGCCAGCAGGGGATTCCGCAGCGTCGGCGACCGCTGAAGCATTGCCTTCAGCACTGGAATCGACGGTAGAGGCAGGCCCATCAAGGGCGTCTGCGCAAGCGAAACGAAAGTATGAAGTCGATGTTATTGACCGCGAGTTTTGCAGAAAG TTGAGATCggaagagattgagctTCGAGACCGGAATAGCATCCTTCGATCCTCCGCTGGAGGTAAAGCCAAC AACTTTGAAGCCTTTCAAAGAAACATTATGCACGAAAAGATCAAGGCCTTGCGAACTTCCTTTGAAAAAGGTGGAAAGCAGCCTACTGCAGCCACTGCTTCACAGTCTG ATTTGAACCGAGCTAAAAAGGCGCGTTCTACCAACCCCATCATtgtcatttcttcttcacccacCAGTCTCATTACCATGTGGAATGTTAAAAAGTTCTTGGAACAAGGAGT TTTCGAATCTTCAGAAACAGTTAGACAAAGGGAGGCATCTCAGGGTAATGTCAAAGCAGAAGACATGATACCTGTGATCAGAAAACGTTCAGGTCCTCATGGTGATGTGATCAGCAAGTATTATATCGTGGACAGTGCAGACGCATTGCAGAAATTCGGCCAGGATGCTTG GGACCGGGTAATTTGCGTAGTGACCACAGGACAAACATGGCAGTTCAAGCCTTATAAATGGGATGATCCGAAAGTTCTCTTTCAACACG TCAAAGGTATCTATTTCCAATGGGGCAATGATCCAGTGAATCCAACCGTCAAGGATTGGAATGTTACGGAGATGAAG ATTGACCGAAACAAAAGACATACGGATAGACAGGTGGTCGCTGACTTTTGGAGAATCTTGGACAACGCGAAACGACGCTAG
- a CDS encoding hypothetical protein (HMMPfam hit to Ras, Ras family, score: 254.8, E(): 1.4e-73) — translation MDNEGTELVEAYDYLFKFIVIGEAGTGKSCLLYQCIHEQFKENSSHTIGVEFSSKTLRIGDKNIKLQLWDTAGQERFRSVTRSYYRGAAGAILVYDITSRQSFVNLSRWLTDCRALASPHLVVVLVGNKLDKEEDREVEYTEGSRWAQENGLLFVEVSSLTGKNVSTPFLLAGRTILSAIDAGTLDPDSAGSGVSYGERQLRAVGSQSRLSAAFGSSVKRKRRRDSVSIRDMVGGQRCSC, via the exons ATGGACAACGAAGGCACAGAACTAGTGGAGGCTTATG ACTACCTATTTAAGTTCATAGTGATAG GAGAAGCAGGGACTGGCAAATCATGCCTCCTGTACCAGTGTATTCATGAACAAT TCAAAGAAAATTCATCTCATACTATAGGGGTAGAATTTTCCAGCAAGACTCTGAGAATAGGGGATAAAAATATAAAATTACAG CTTTGGGATACGGCTGGCCAAGAGAGATTCCGATCCGTCACTAGGTCATATTACC GCGGAGCAGCGGGAGCTATCCTGGTGTATGACATTACTTC GCGACAGTCTTTCGTTAACCTAAGTCGCTGGCTCACCGACTGTCGAGCCCTTGCATCCCCCCATTTAGTAGTGGTCTTGGTTGGCAACAAGTTAgataaggaggaagatcGAGAAGTCGAATATACCGAAGGCTCAAGATGGGCTCAAGAAAACG GCCTCCTTTTCGTGGAAGTTTCCTCTCTTACCGGTAAGAATGTCTCAACGCCTTTTCTCCTCGCCGGCCGCACCATCCTTTCAGCTATAGATGCTGGAACATTGGATCCCGATTCAGCCGGTTCAGGAGTAAGCTATGGGGAACGGCAACTGCGAGCGGTCGGAAGTCAGTCAAGACTAAGTGCTGCCTTTGGCTCTTCAGTGAAGCGAAAGCGACGAAGAGATAGCGTAAGCATCAGGGATATGGTGGGGGGCCAAAGGTGTAGCTGTTAA
- a CDS encoding hypothetical protein (HMMPfam hit to Mito_carr, Mitochondrial carrier protein, score: 295.0, E(): 1.2e-85) yields MSSTTSKPFGGGVTGDRVAPPPPKATSGKEKVPLSTHLIAGGVAGLAESLACHPLDTIKVRMQLSKSRKAKGLKPLGFFATGRQIAARETPLGLYKGLGAVVSGIVPKMAIRFASFEMYKGWLSNPDGSISSKATFLAGLGAGATEAVAVVTPMEVIKIRLQAQQHSLADPLDIPRYRNAAHAAFTIVREEGIATLYRGVSLTALRQATNQGVNFTAYQQFKKWAMDFQPQHKESGQLPSWQTMILGLVSGAMGPFSNAPIDTIKTRIQKASKVEGETALSRMAKVASEMFRNEGAKAFYKGITPRVLRVAPGQAIVFTVYERVKKMIDVAKGTALGAEYDE; encoded by the exons ATGTCTTCTACAACATCCAAACCCTTTGGGGGAGGCGTCACTGGTGACAGAGTggcccctcctcctcccaagGCCACAAGCGGTAAAGAGAAGGTACCTCTGAGTACGCATCTGATCGCGGGTGGTGTCGCTGGCTTAGCAGAATCACTTGCTTG TCATCCTTTGGATACCATTAAGGTTCGAATGCAACTATCAAAATCCAGAAAAGCGAAGGGA CTCAAACCATTAGGCTTCTTTGCCACAGGAAGACAAATTGCTGCTCGTGAGACACCTCTGGGCCTGTACAAGGGTCTTGGTGCTGTCGTTAGCGGAATTGTACCCAAGATGGCCATTCGTTTTGCTAGTTTCGAGA TGTACAAGGGATGGTTATCGAATCCTGATGGAAGCATCTCCTCGAAAGCCACATTTTTAGCTGGTCTCGGTGCCGGTGCGACAGAGGCGGTAGCTGTCGTGACACCCATGGAAGTAATTAAGATTCGCCTGCAAGCTCAGCAAC ACTCATTGGCTGATCCCCTCGACATCCCTAGATATCGCAACGCCGCCCACGCTGCCTTTACCATTGTCcgagaggaaggaatcGCTACCCTCTATCGGGGTGTTTCCCTCACCGCCCTCCGACAAGCGACAAATCAAGGTGTGAATTTCACAGCTTATCAGCAATTTAAGAAATGGGCCATGGACTTCCAACCGCAGCATAAGGAATCAGGCCAACTGCCAAGCTGGCAGACTATGATTTTAGGCTTGGTTAGTGGTGCCATGGGACCATTCTCCAACGCTCCAATTGATACTATTAAAAC TCGTATTCAGAAAGCTTCAAAAGTGGAAGGGGAAACCGCCCTATCCCGGATGGCCAAGGTCGCTTCGGAAATGTTTAGGAACGAAGGGGCCAAGGCGTTTTACAAGGGTATTACTCCTCGTGTCTTGCGTGTGGCTCCTGGCCAGGCTATTGTGTTCACT GTGTATGAGCgtgtgaagaagatgattgatGTTGCAAAGGGAACTGCTTTAGGTGCCGAATACGACGAGTAG
- a CDS encoding hypothetical protein (HMMPfam hit to G-patch, G-patch domain, score: 49.7, E(): 8.2e-12) yields the protein MTSGAAPQDTWVFDSSTGVFYHAPSNTYAIHDSATGQWTYHTASEFHQASGSNIHHQQSLEDPLTPTTTNLDGRPQIIEEGEIPDDVGWGGLMEPEKLAEIEKAAKKKEKRNGEHGTLEGVHYGAGEFREGSTAAEAISSHRSTNTTPPPDTLASVSGMPPEPPDYTLLRLVVVSTKSPKVSAGQIAVIDTREGGVQIGRDKCEKGAPARVRLREMEVSKTHALIFWGENGDQQVEVEEDGEKSREGWWIVDLGSTHGTFVSPSNASDQASNNDTGIRAHKRLSIPKHSSKPFPLFHLSLFVIGSTTFQAHIHASWPCDTCQLKGGNELPLDTGETFVNNTQDAAGYEEKVWDVAMNSQQRRGNREAKRKIEMANLRESLLNRGGSEEGSASAQNMPSRGYIDRSAMRRGLHRPSPPRGGQARFTGHTDAPVEVAPVENKFAEDFLGRQGWQRGEGLGKDGTGRADPIMTHTRVRKRGIGAEGSIDDGEDWRVKGKLRRWGDVAGQKS from the exons ATGACCTCCGGTGCCGCCCCTCAAGATACTTGGGTGTTTGACTCCAGCACAGGAGTTTTCTATCACGCCCCTTCCAATACCTACGCCATTCATGACTCAGCCACTGGGCAGTGGACTTATCATACTGCTTCCGAATTTCATCAGGCTTCTGGCTCAAATATCCACCATCAACAGTCACTCGAAGATCCGTTGACTCCTACCACAACGAACCTAGATGGAAGACCGCAAATAATAGAGGAAGGCGAGATTCCAGATGATGTAGGCTGGGGAGGGCTTATGGAGCCTGAAAAGCTTGCAGAGATAGAAAAGGCAGCtaagaaaaaagaaaagagaaatggAGAACATGGCACTCTTGAGGGTGTGCATTATGGTGCTGGAGAGTTTAGGGAAGGTTCGACAGCGGCGGAAGCTATATCTTCCCATAGAAGCACTAATACCACCCCTCCTCCTGATACTTTGGCCTCCGTGAGTGGGATGCCTCCAGAACCTCCAGACTATACTCTACTTCGTCTGGTGGTTGTCTCCACCAAATCTCCTAAGGTTAGCGCTGGTCAAATAGCTGTCATCGATACGAGAGAAGGGGGCGTGCAGATAGGTAGGGATAAATGCGAGAAGGGAGCACCAGCAAGGGTTAGGCTGAGGGAAATGGAAGTAAGCAAGACTCATGCCCTTATCTTTTGgggagagaatggagaCCAGCAGGTTGAGGTCGAAGAGGACGGCGAAAAGAGCAGAGAGGGGTGGTGGATTGTTGATCTGG GCTCAACCCACGGGACATTCGTTTCTCCCTCGAATGCGAGCGATCAAGCTAGTAATAACGATACAGGAATCCGAGCTCATAAACGGTTGTCCATCCCGAAACATTCATCGAAACCTTTTCCcctctttcatctttcgCTCTTCGTCATTGGCTCTACCACATTTCAAGCACATATTCATGCTTCTTGGCCATGCGATACATGTCAACTTAAAGGAGGCAATGAATTGCCTCTGGACACAGGAGAGACTTTTGTAAACAATACACAAGACGCCGCAGGATACGAAGAGAAGGTTTGGGACGTTGCTATGAATTCTCAGCAGAGGCGAGGGAATAGAGAGGCCAAAAGGAAGATAGAAATGGCAAATCTGAGGGAGAGTCTGCTGAATAGGGGCGGGTCTGAGGAAGGATCAGCTTCAGCGCAAAATATGCCATCTAGAGGGTACATTGATCGTTCGGCCATGCGTCGAGGACTACATCGCCCCTCCCCTCCACGCGGTGGTCAGGCTCGTTTTACGGGCCATACCGACGCCCCAGTAGAAGTTGCACCCGTGGAAAATAAGTTCGCCGAAGATTTCCTGGGACGACAGGGTTGGCAACGGGGGGAAGGTTTAGGAAAAGATGGCACAGGACGGGCGGATCCCATTATGACCCATACAAGAGTTCGAAAACGCGGTATTGGCGCGGAAGGAAGTATTGATGACGGTGAAGACTGGAGAGTGAAAGGGAAACTCAGGAGATGGGGAGATGTTGCAGGCCAAAAATCTTGA